One genomic window of Vibrio rhizosphaerae includes the following:
- the nudI gene encoding nucleoside triphosphatase NudI — MRQRTIVCPLITNNGDYLLCKMANDRGVFPGQWALPGGGMEPGETMEAALRREISEELGPDLELTRISPWTFRDDTRIKTYPDGSQEEIYMIYLIFDCESANRQIAINDEFQEFKWASIDELPTLDLNDATKVTFAQKGLLK; from the coding sequence ATGCGACAGCGAACCATTGTTTGCCCCTTAATTACCAATAACGGGGATTACTTACTTTGTAAAATGGCGAATGATCGTGGTGTATTTCCCGGTCAATGGGCGCTTCCCGGCGGCGGCATGGAACCGGGTGAAACAATGGAAGCAGCATTAAGACGTGAAATCAGCGAAGAGTTAGGGCCTGATTTAGAACTCACCCGAATTTCGCCTTGGACATTCAGAGACGATACTCGAATCAAGACTTATCCCGACGGCTCTCAGGAAGAGATCTATATGATTTATCTGATCTTCGACTGTGAAAGTGCCAACCGCCAGATTGCAATCAATGATGAGTTCCAAGAATTTAAGTGGGCCAGTATTGATGAACTCCCAACGCTGGATCTCAATGACGCCACAAAAGTGACATTTGCACAGAAAGGACTGTTGAAATAA
- the purM gene encoding phosphoribosylformylglycinamidine cyclo-ligase: MSGKNTSLSYKDAGVDIDAGNALVERIKGAVKKTRRPEVMGGLGGFGALCELPTKYKHPVLVSGTDGVGTKLRLALDMKKHDTIGIDLVAMCVNDLIVQGAEPLFFLDYYATGKLDVDTAADVVSGIAEGCLQAGCALIGGETAEMPGMYEGEDYDVAGFCVGVVEKEAIIDGSKVESGNSLIAVGSSGPHSNGYSLIRKILEVSNADKSELLAGKAVGEHLLEPTKIYIKSALKLIAEHDIHAISHITGGGFWENIPRVLPQGTKAVIDGNSWEWPAIFKWLQEKGNVDTYEMYRTFNCGVGLIIALPEAQAQAAVKLLQAEGENAWIIGHIAPAQANEAQVEIK, from the coding sequence GTGAGTGGCAAAAACACATCTCTGAGCTATAAAGATGCAGGCGTTGATATTGATGCAGGTAACGCACTTGTAGAGCGAATTAAAGGTGCAGTAAAGAAAACACGTCGTCCAGAAGTTATGGGCGGTCTCGGTGGTTTTGGTGCCCTGTGTGAATTACCAACCAAATATAAGCACCCCGTGCTTGTATCAGGGACAGACGGTGTCGGCACTAAATTACGTCTGGCACTGGATATGAAAAAGCATGACACGATTGGGATTGATTTAGTCGCCATGTGTGTCAATGATTTGATTGTACAAGGTGCTGAGCCCCTATTTTTCCTTGACTATTATGCAACCGGGAAACTAGATGTTGATACCGCAGCAGACGTCGTTTCTGGTATTGCCGAAGGCTGTCTTCAGGCCGGCTGTGCACTGATCGGTGGTGAGACCGCTGAAATGCCCGGCATGTACGAAGGCGAAGATTATGATGTCGCGGGATTCTGTGTCGGCGTCGTCGAAAAAGAAGCGATTATCGACGGTTCTAAAGTTGAATCCGGTAATAGCTTAATTGCGGTTGGTTCAAGTGGCCCTCACTCAAATGGGTATTCGCTGATCCGTAAAATTCTGGAAGTCTCGAATGCAGATAAGTCAGAATTGCTGGCAGGAAAAGCCGTCGGTGAGCATTTGCTTGAACCGACTAAAATTTACATCAAGTCAGCACTTAAACTCATCGCTGAACACGATATTCATGCAATCTCACATATTACCGGTGGTGGATTCTGGGAAAATATCCCTCGCGTTTTACCACAAGGTACCAAGGCTGTTATTGATGGCAACAGTTGGGAATGGCCAGCAATTTTCAAATGGCTACAGGAAAAAGGCAACGTCGATACTTACGAAATGTACCGGACTTTCAACTGTGGCGTCGGTTTGATTATCGCATTGCCTGAAGCGCAAGCTCAAGCTGCGGTCAAACTGCTTCAAGCTGAGGGAGAAAATGCTTGGATCATCGGTCATATTGCACCAGCACAGGCTAACGAAGCGCAAGTAGAGATTAAATAG
- a CDS encoding radical SAM protein has translation MLDINTLLLDFRITSYCNLDCDLCFRNPGIEDQSTERALSILDKMYQVGFRRVGFTGGEPTTRKDFLTLIEHAKKLGFMTYLSTVGHRFIMDHERLNGVLDWVGIPIDGIEKQTNSDIRSEKMGNQHRVIKDILTWLSQTNNTINIKLTTVVSQANAHQISDIVRWVNCFPYKIQSWRFYQFCPLGVGKEKRDKLEIDTDQFINTMKRTKNEFPDLPLSWATFEERDKANIVMEPNFDVIIPDGENYTYLCNMEKDSPEQIIHHIFGQPEIMQKCENNRFWLDEMAFVS, from the coding sequence ATGTTAGATATCAATACTTTATTGTTAGATTTCCGAATTACGTCCTACTGTAATCTCGACTGTGATTTGTGCTTCAGAAACCCGGGTATTGAAGATCAATCAACCGAGAGAGCATTAAGCATATTAGACAAAATGTACCAAGTCGGATTTCGCCGAGTCGGTTTTACCGGAGGTGAACCCACGACACGAAAAGATTTTCTCACCTTAATTGAACATGCCAAAAAACTTGGCTTTATGACTTACCTATCAACCGTTGGTCACCGCTTTATTATGGATCACGAACGGTTAAACGGTGTGTTGGACTGGGTTGGCATCCCGATTGATGGCATAGAAAAACAAACCAACAGTGACATCAGAAGTGAGAAAATGGGTAATCAGCATCGCGTGATCAAAGATATTCTCACTTGGTTATCTCAGACAAATAACACTATCAATATCAAACTTACCACCGTTGTATCTCAAGCCAATGCCCATCAAATTTCCGATATTGTTCGTTGGGTCAATTGTTTCCCCTATAAAATCCAGTCTTGGCGCTTTTATCAGTTTTGTCCACTCGGTGTAGGTAAGGAAAAAAGAGATAAACTGGAAATCGATACCGATCAATTCATCAACACCATGAAGCGAACAAAAAATGAATTCCCGGATCTACCCTTAAGCTGGGCTACATTTGAAGAAAGGGACAAAGCCAATATTGTGATGGAACCCAATTTTGATGTCATTATTCCTGACGGAGAAAATTATACTTATCTGTGTAATATGGAGAAAGATTCACCTGAGCAGATTATTCACCATATTTTCGGTCAACCTGAAATTATGCAGAAATGTGAAAATAATCGATTCTGGCTTGATGAAATGGCGTTTGTCTCATGA
- a CDS encoding class II glutamine amidotransferase — MCELLGMSANVPTDICFSFTGWIQRSGKTGPHRDGWGITFYEGKGFRTFKDPKPGYQSTIAELVRKYPIKSRAVISHIRQANRGGVSLENTHPFTRELWGRFWTFAHNGQLSGYEDLDTANHRPVGETDSEKAFCWLLKRLDDQYPTPPDDAIEVCRFIATQCDQLRQMGVFNMLLTNGEHVMTYCTNHLYSITRRSPFGQATLIDEEVEVNFQEETTPNDVVTVIATQPLTVDEQWHRMKPGEYNIFHHGELIDSNQSQLADVPFAEDKPGSQAPTEPLE, encoded by the coding sequence ATGTGTGAATTGCTCGGCATGAGCGCTAATGTTCCGACCGATATCTGTTTTAGTTTTACTGGCTGGATTCAACGCAGTGGTAAGACAGGCCCGCATCGGGACGGCTGGGGGATTACGTTCTATGAAGGGAAGGGGTTTCGCACATTCAAGGATCCGAAGCCGGGTTATCAGTCTACGATTGCAGAGTTAGTCCGGAAATATCCAATCAAGAGTCGTGCAGTGATTAGCCATATTCGTCAGGCCAATCGCGGAGGGGTCAGTTTAGAGAATACCCATCCGTTTACACGCGAACTCTGGGGGCGTTTCTGGACATTTGCTCATAATGGACAACTGAGTGGCTATGAAGATCTCGATACGGCCAATCATCGGCCGGTGGGAGAAACCGACAGTGAAAAGGCATTTTGTTGGCTGTTAAAGCGCTTGGATGATCAATATCCGACGCCACCCGATGATGCGATAGAAGTTTGTCGCTTTATTGCTACGCAGTGTGATCAACTCCGACAGATGGGGGTGTTTAATATGCTTCTGACCAATGGTGAGCATGTGATGACCTACTGCACGAACCATCTGTACTCAATTACACGCCGCTCACCTTTTGGGCAGGCGACGCTGATTGATGAAGAAGTCGAAGTGAATTTTCAGGAAGAAACGACACCCAATGATGTGGTGACGGTAATTGCGACTCAGCCACTGACAGTGGACGAGCAGTGGCACCGAATGAAGCCCGGAGAATACAATATTTTTCATCATGGTGAGTTGATTGACAGTAATCAGAGTCAATTAGCCGATGTGCCGTTTGCGGAAGATAAACCCGGCTCTCAGGCACCGACGGAACCACTGGAATAA
- a CDS encoding deoxynucleoside kinase has protein sequence MNKHHLYTPPWTVGERPDAPDSAPLYIVLSGNSGVGKSTLLRAISTYIYEITPQTIAIDEKSLHHPLLQNLFDKTTTYGFPLQLNFMIQRVLLVKSWLDKGVNVIMERSHIEDYIFANFMYKQGYISREQHQAYMSLWHELMDIIPNPDVIVYMNFPPEFSLKNLFNDELKGIRPREFPDEAIKQRWIHGWGEEYQSLIDNLPTHLQARVVEYNQQMTIEDITKLVINKIQNKQEPLCDSEPLFAP, from the coding sequence ATGAATAAACATCATCTTTATACACCACCTTGGACGGTCGGTGAACGACCGGATGCACCAGATTCAGCCCCATTGTACATCGTTCTATCCGGTAACTCTGGTGTCGGTAAAAGTACACTACTTCGCGCAATCTCAACCTATATTTATGAGATCACCCCCCAAACAATCGCAATTGATGAAAAGTCACTTCATCATCCGTTATTACAAAACCTCTTTGATAAAACAACAACGTATGGCTTTCCATTACAGCTTAATTTTATGATTCAGCGAGTACTGCTGGTTAAATCTTGGCTGGATAAAGGCGTTAATGTTATTATGGAACGCTCTCATATTGAGGATTATATATTTGCAAATTTTATGTATAAGCAAGGATATATATCCAGAGAACAACATCAGGCTTATATGTCTTTATGGCATGAACTCATGGATATCATTCCCAATCCTGATGTGATTGTTTATATGAATTTTCCACCCGAATTTTCATTAAAAAATTTATTCAATGACGAGTTAAAAGGCATTCGTCCCCGAGAGTTTCCTGATGAAGCCATTAAACAACGGTGGATTCATGGCTGGGGAGAAGAATATCAATCGTTGATTGATAACTTACCAACACATTTGCAAGCTCGGGTCGTTGAATATAATCAACAGATGACCATTGAAGATATAACCAAACTCGTTATCAATAAAATTCAGAATAAACAGGAGCCTTTATGCGACAGCGAACCATTGTTTGCCCCTTAA
- the purN gene encoding phosphoribosylglycinamide formyltransferase gives MKSIVVLVSGNGTNLQAIIDACDSKMPNGRVTAVFSNKADAYALERAKKANAAAIFVDPKAFDTRDAFDRSLMEQIDEYAPDLIILAGYMRILSAEFVRHYMGKMINIHPSLLPKYPGLNTYQRAILAGDEEHGTSVHFVTEQLDGGPVILQARVPIDDDDTIESLTRKIQEQEHRIYPLVAQWFVEERVEMRDGKAYLDGEQLGIYGYKGHSAR, from the coding sequence ATGAAAAGTATTGTCGTTTTAGTTTCGGGAAACGGGACCAACTTACAAGCCATCATTGATGCTTGTGACTCTAAAATGCCTAATGGCAGGGTCACTGCTGTTTTTTCAAACAAAGCAGATGCTTACGCACTGGAAAGAGCTAAAAAAGCAAATGCAGCGGCAATCTTTGTCGATCCCAAAGCCTTTGACACGCGGGATGCATTTGACCGTTCATTGATGGAACAAATTGACGAATACGCACCAGACCTGATTATTCTGGCTGGTTATATGCGTATTCTGAGCGCCGAGTTTGTTCGTCATTACATGGGAAAAATGATTAATATTCATCCTTCACTACTGCCGAAATATCCCGGTCTGAATACCTATCAGAGAGCAATTCTCGCCGGGGATGAAGAGCATGGCACCAGTGTTCACTTCGTTACAGAACAGCTGGATGGTGGCCCGGTCATTCTACAGGCACGAGTCCCGATTGATGACGACGATACCATTGAATCGCTGACCCGTAAGATCCAGGAGCAAGAACACCGGATCTACCCGTTAGTCGCTCAATGGTTTGTTGAAGAGCGCGTCGAGATGCGTGATGGCAAAGCCTACCTTGATGGCGAACAACTGGGGATTTATGGCTATAAAGGCCATTCGGCACGTTAA
- a CDS encoding heavy metal translocating P-type ATPase has translation MNHLKLPLSGLHCMGCARKVERQLKSNLNVEICNLSPALIELNTDASRTDVIKQIESLGYQVGREQHYTLQGLHCGKCVQKLTDLLSETDQIQDLSVTKTSLSLVTTLPEQAIVDKVASLGYEALTEEISASQKQTTPSATEAETAEITTERPATATTQSGQQHHTDITTHLLVKGMTCASCVTSVEKALLSVSGIDGAQVNLSEQSAAAFSARQPDQQQLIAAIRSAGYDAEIIDDPAQQQEKQQIHLTTTLKYHRRNAFMGLLLGIPIMAWGIFGGSMLIQTQQQQLGWGIVGLFCLGLLCTAGQGFYQSAWQALRHKRATMDTLVALGTGVAWFYSIMVVIAPHWFPIQARHVYFEASAMIIGLISLGHAIEAKAKAKTTQSLQALIQLQPQQATQMTEDGDQTIAVSQIEKGMHLRIKPGDKLPVDGLVIEGESYLDESMLTGEPIPTLKRSGDTVSAGTINHDGSLVIEATGVGSETMLSRIIQMVRRAQSSKPPIAKLADQISAVFVPVVIAIAIVAALVWFWFGPEPKVSYMLVVATTVLIIACPCALGLATPLSVTVGVGKAAEMGILIRDAEVLQTTSHIDTVVFDKTGTLTEGKPKVQSVVCFGQEQHELLSIAYALEQQSEHPLAKAICEYARDKHIAPAQVSSFENLRGQGVTAVYKGKKVHMGSQNYMTSLGFSFHQIQTSLDDVLTQAWTPILIAIDQEIQGVIAVTDPIKNDAAEAIQALNALGITTVMLTGDHQTVAQSIANQLGIQEVVAQVLPDQKAAHITEYQQSGHKVAMVGDGINDAPALAQANLGIAMGSGSDVAIESAQMTFLNSSPLSILNAISLSKATVKNIRQNLLGAFIYNTLGIPVAAGVLYPEFGFLLSPVIAGAAMALSSITVVTNANRLRLFQSQHQPHDSAQKAK, from the coding sequence ATGAACCATTTAAAACTGCCATTATCAGGTTTGCATTGTATGGGTTGTGCCCGCAAAGTAGAACGTCAGCTAAAAAGCAATTTGAATGTCGAAATCTGCAATCTCTCCCCTGCTCTCATTGAACTGAATACCGATGCATCCCGCACCGATGTGATTAAACAGATCGAATCTCTCGGCTATCAGGTGGGAAGAGAACAACACTATACGCTTCAAGGGTTGCACTGCGGCAAATGTGTCCAGAAACTCACTGACTTACTGAGTGAAACCGATCAGATCCAAGATTTGAGCGTCACCAAAACATCGCTTTCACTGGTGACAACTCTACCGGAGCAAGCCATCGTCGATAAAGTCGCATCACTTGGCTATGAGGCTTTGACAGAAGAAATATCCGCTTCACAAAAACAAACCACGCCTTCCGCGACTGAGGCCGAAACAGCAGAAATAACAACCGAACGCCCCGCGACTGCAACAACTCAATCGGGGCAACAACATCATACTGACATCACAACCCATTTACTCGTCAAAGGGATGACTTGTGCCAGTTGCGTTACTTCTGTGGAAAAAGCCTTGCTATCTGTCTCGGGTATTGACGGTGCTCAGGTCAATTTATCAGAACAAAGTGCAGCCGCATTTTCCGCCCGCCAGCCCGATCAACAACAATTAATTGCGGCAATACGTTCTGCCGGATACGACGCTGAAATCATCGATGACCCCGCACAGCAGCAAGAAAAACAACAAATCCATTTAACAACTACGCTGAAATATCACCGCCGTAACGCTTTCATGGGGCTGTTGTTGGGGATTCCAATCATGGCATGGGGCATCTTCGGTGGCAGTATGCTGATTCAAACTCAGCAACAACAGTTAGGCTGGGGGATCGTCGGTCTCTTCTGTTTAGGGCTGCTATGTACTGCCGGGCAAGGCTTTTATCAAAGTGCATGGCAGGCCCTGCGCCACAAAAGGGCCACGATGGATACACTCGTCGCTTTAGGCACCGGTGTCGCATGGTTTTACTCAATCATGGTCGTTATCGCCCCGCACTGGTTTCCAATTCAGGCTCGTCATGTCTATTTCGAAGCCAGTGCCATGATTATCGGCCTGATCTCTTTAGGACATGCCATTGAAGCCAAAGCCAAAGCAAAAACAACCCAATCGTTACAGGCTTTGATCCAACTCCAGCCCCAACAAGCAACACAGATGACAGAGGACGGCGACCAAACCATCGCCGTCTCACAGATTGAGAAAGGGATGCATCTGAGAATTAAACCGGGAGATAAACTCCCTGTAGACGGTCTCGTCATAGAAGGAGAATCCTATCTGGATGAATCCATGCTTACAGGGGAACCGATTCCCACACTGAAACGTTCCGGAGATACGGTCTCCGCTGGAACCATTAATCATGATGGCAGTTTAGTAATAGAAGCAACCGGAGTCGGCAGTGAAACCATGCTTTCCCGTATCATTCAGATGGTCAGAAGAGCACAAAGTAGTAAACCACCCATAGCAAAACTCGCGGATCAAATCTCTGCTGTGTTTGTCCCCGTGGTGATTGCCATCGCGATTGTGGCTGCATTGGTTTGGTTCTGGTTCGGCCCAGAGCCCAAAGTGAGCTATATGCTGGTTGTTGCGACAACTGTTCTGATCATTGCCTGCCCCTGTGCCTTGGGTCTCGCTACACCACTCTCTGTGACGGTCGGTGTCGGCAAAGCGGCTGAGATGGGAATCCTGATCCGCGATGCAGAAGTCCTCCAAACCACCAGCCATATCGATACCGTTGTCTTCGACAAAACCGGCACCCTGACGGAAGGCAAGCCAAAAGTTCAGTCAGTTGTCTGCTTTGGCCAAGAGCAGCACGAACTGTTATCCATCGCCTACGCGCTGGAGCAGCAATCGGAACATCCACTAGCCAAAGCGATCTGTGAATACGCTCGCGACAAGCATATCGCTCCGGCTCAGGTGTCATCCTTTGAGAACTTGCGCGGACAAGGCGTCACTGCGGTATACAAGGGCAAAAAAGTTCACATGGGTTCCCAAAACTATATGACATCTCTGGGATTCTCATTCCATCAAATCCAAACCTCACTTGATGACGTTCTGACTCAAGCATGGACACCCATCCTGATTGCAATTGATCAAGAAATTCAAGGTGTGATTGCCGTGACCGATCCGATTAAAAACGATGCCGCAGAAGCCATTCAGGCGCTCAATGCGCTGGGGATCACAACCGTGATGTTAACCGGAGACCATCAAACAGTTGCCCAAAGTATTGCGAATCAGTTAGGTATTCAGGAGGTCGTGGCACAAGTTCTCCCGGATCAAAAAGCAGCACACATCACCGAATATCAGCAGAGCGGGCATAAAGTCGCAATGGTCGGTGACGGTATAAATGATGCCCCTGCGTTAGCACAAGCGAATCTCGGTATCGCTATGGGGAGCGGTAGTGATGTGGCCATCGAAAGTGCTCAGATGACATTCCTCAACAGTTCACCGCTGTCCATTCTCAATGCCATTTCATTGTCAAAAGCAACGGTAAAAAATATCAGGCAAAACCTGCTCGGTGCTTTTATTTACAATACCCTCGGCATTCCGGTTGCAGCCGGGGTATTGTACCCAGAATTTGGCTTTCTGCTTAGCCCGGTGATTGCCGGTGCCGCCATGGCTTTATCATCGATTACGGTGGTCACGAACGCCAACCGGTTACGGCTGTTCCAGAGTCAGCATCAACCCCATGATTCAGCACAAAAAGCGAAATGA
- the smrA gene encoding DNA endonuclease SmrA, with amino-acid sequence MSQEDFELFQQMMEDVKPLKHDTAELKKDLQITDAHLARQEAAMKLEQHDSDYLSLEHAPQIKPHDLIEFKRSGVQDGVYRKLRLGKYPIQARLDLHRKTLEQARDEIVKFLRQCMRMDIRTVLIIHGKGEHSNPPALMKSYVSYWLPQIEEVQCVHSAQRFHGGSGALYVLLRKSQVQKLENRERHQKKRPH; translated from the coding sequence ATGTCTCAGGAAGATTTCGAGTTATTTCAGCAAATGATGGAAGATGTCAAACCTCTGAAACACGATACGGCCGAACTCAAAAAAGATTTACAGATTACCGATGCTCATCTTGCCCGGCAAGAAGCAGCGATGAAGCTAGAACAGCATGATTCTGATTACTTGTCTCTGGAACATGCCCCACAAATCAAACCGCATGACCTGATTGAGTTTAAACGGAGTGGCGTTCAGGACGGTGTTTACCGAAAACTCAGACTGGGCAAGTATCCGATCCAAGCTCGTTTAGATTTGCATCGTAAAACACTGGAACAGGCACGCGATGAGATTGTGAAATTTTTGCGTCAGTGTATGCGAATGGATATCCGAACCGTGCTTATTATTCATGGCAAAGGTGAACATTCAAATCCGCCGGCACTGATGAAAAGCTATGTCTCATACTGGCTCCCCCAGATCGAAGAAGTCCAGTGTGTTCACAGTGCACAACGATTCCACGGTGGCAGTGGCGCTCTTTATGTGCTCCTGCGTAAAAGTCAGGTACAAAAACTGGAAAACCGCGAACGACACCAGAAAAAACGGCCTCACTAA
- a CDS encoding TraB/GumN family protein has protein sequence MQLTRLLSVGAILLSFYTHAEPLYWLASKNQMQLMLLGSIHVGHPDMYPLPQPVMDFLRDSDGLIVEADIRQANQLQYPPAKWTSQQVLSASELEKLDSIAEQLNLNAQRLKTLPPWQTAIGLQMQAMNRLGFRADLGVDQYMIQQAASASIPIIGFESLQSQIDLLAGMKQNGKELLTETLKDWGKNPHETECLVTSWHQGDPEQLKQLIDNHDMSQEMSEQLEIQRNHRWLKQLMSPPIFSEHPSKYLIVVGALHLIGQENLIQLLTQQGFTVTRQNVIQPETSQTSQCH, from the coding sequence ATGCAACTTACCCGCCTGCTTTCAGTCGGTGCGATCCTTCTCAGCTTCTATACCCATGCTGAGCCATTGTACTGGCTGGCCAGTAAAAATCAGATGCAACTGATGTTATTGGGATCGATTCATGTCGGGCACCCGGATATGTACCCTTTACCTCAACCGGTGATGGACTTTCTTCGTGACAGTGACGGATTAATCGTCGAAGCCGATATCCGTCAGGCCAATCAATTACAATATCCGCCGGCCAAGTGGACATCACAGCAAGTGCTTTCCGCTTCGGAGCTTGAAAAATTAGACAGCATCGCTGAACAGTTAAATCTCAATGCTCAGCGTCTGAAAACATTGCCTCCGTGGCAAACGGCTATCGGTTTACAAATGCAGGCAATGAATCGACTCGGGTTTCGCGCCGATCTCGGGGTTGATCAATACATGATTCAACAAGCAGCATCAGCATCCATTCCGATCATTGGCTTCGAATCACTTCAGTCTCAAATCGATCTGTTAGCAGGTATGAAGCAGAATGGTAAAGAGCTACTCACGGAAACACTGAAAGACTGGGGAAAAAATCCGCATGAGACCGAGTGTTTGGTCACAAGCTGGCATCAGGGCGATCCAGAACAGTTGAAACAGCTGATAGACAATCATGACATGTCTCAGGAAATGTCGGAACAGCTTGAAATTCAAAGAAATCATCGCTGGTTAAAGCAACTGATGTCCCCGCCCATTTTTTCTGAACATCCCTCGAAGTACCTCATCGTCGTGGGTGCCTTACACTTAATCGGTCAGGAAAACTTAATTCAATTGCTGACTCAGCAAGGATTCACCGTGACCCGACAGAATGTTATTCAGCCAGAGACGAGTCAGACCAGTCAATGTCACTGA
- the upp gene encoding uracil phosphoribosyltransferase: protein MKVVEVKHPLVKHKLGLMREIDISTKRFRELATEVGSLLTYEATADFETERVTIEGWNGPVEVDQLKGKKVTVVPILRAGLGMMDGVLEHIPSARISVVGIYRDEETLEPVPYFNKIASNIEERIALVVDPMLATGGSMIATIDLLKAQGCTQFKVLVLVAAPEGITALEKAHPDVELYTAAIDDHLNQQGYIVPGLGDAGDKIFGTK, encoded by the coding sequence ATGAAAGTTGTTGAAGTGAAGCACCCGCTTGTCAAACACAAATTGGGTTTGATGAGAGAGATAGATATTAGCACCAAGCGTTTTCGCGAACTAGCCACTGAAGTTGGCAGTCTACTCACTTATGAAGCAACCGCAGACTTTGAAACCGAGAGAGTGACGATTGAAGGGTGGAATGGCCCGGTTGAAGTGGATCAACTCAAAGGTAAAAAAGTGACGGTTGTTCCTATCCTTCGTGCGGGACTGGGGATGATGGATGGCGTACTTGAACATATACCGAGTGCCCGGATTAGTGTCGTGGGTATCTATCGGGATGAAGAAACACTTGAGCCCGTTCCTTATTTTAATAAAATTGCGTCCAACATTGAGGAGCGAATTGCTTTGGTCGTTGATCCGATGCTGGCAACCGGTGGATCGATGATTGCAACGATTGATCTGTTAAAAGCGCAAGGATGTACCCAATTTAAAGTCTTGGTGTTGGTTGCTGCCCCTGAAGGGATTACAGCTTTAGAAAAAGCACACCCGGATGTTGAATTATACACGGCTGCAATTGATGATCATCTGAATCAACAAGGTTACATCGTGCCCGGGCTGGGAGATGCCGGAGACAAAATATTCGGTACTAAGTAA